TGCTCTGTTATCTGGCTTAGCTCCCTTTTTAAAATATCCATAGAGGCTACAGCGAGACTGCTGTTAGATACCTGGTGGACACCGAGCAATGGGGTGTGCAGGTCAGTATATTCCACAATGCCGTCTTTGCCATGAAGGGTGAATGTAGCTCCTTTAATGGAAAGTCCTTTAGTTGTAAATGAATATGCATGAGGCAATACTACCCCTGGTGCTCCCTTTTTCTGACACTCTTTCGCGAACAAGGTACATAATGAAGGAGCGCCCCCCGCGAAAACTGCCGGTACGCCTGGACGAATGACGGCAAACTTTTCCATAGCAATGGCTTCTAGAGTGTCACCTAAAAAGTCCATATGGTCTTTTGATATGGAAGTGATAATGGTGATTAGAACCTTTGTTAGAGTGTTTGAGGCGTCAAGCCTTCCCCCCATCCCCGCTTCTATAACAGCGGCATCCACTTGGGAATCCGCTATGATGACAAAGGCAGCGGCAGTAAAAACTTCAAAAAATGTAGGGGGATCCTCTGAGAGCCTCTTGTCTTGACCTATGGTTTTTATAACCTTTCGCGCGGCCTTTTTCCATGTTTCAGGGGAAAGCATTTTTCCGTCAAGAAGGAGCCGCTCCCCCATATGTACAAGGTGGGGGCTTGTATAAAGCGCGACATGCATTCCAGATGATCGCAAAATTGATTCTACATAGGCTGAGGTAGATCCTTTTCCATTTGTTCCGACAACATGTATTGCCGGGAAGGCACTTTCCGGATGGCCTAACAGTTCTAGCAACTTGGAAATACGCTCCAAGCCTGGATGTATTCCAGGGCTTGAAGCGCTTATTAATTCATTTTCTACTTTTTCGTAAAGAGTTCTAATGCTCATATTCTACGACCTTTTCAAGCTGCTTATATTGTCCGCGATTCGCTGGTGGTGGTTTTTGTTTTCCTCAAGACGGCCTCGTTCTTTATCCACAACCTCTTGAGGAGCTTTGGATGTGAAGTTTTCATTGGCCAGTTTCTTCTCCATTTTATCTATATCCTTTTCAACACTCTTGAGTTCCTGTTCCAGGCGCTCAATCTCAGCTTTGATGTCAAGCAGGCTTCCCACTTCCAGACTGATTTCCCCATTGGTCATAACTGAGGCGAGGCATCCATGAGGTTTTTTGTCGCTATCTGAAATAATATCAACTCTCTCTACCTTCGCAAGGAGTGAGATCATATCCATATTTGCAGATACGAGTGCCTTTAAAGCATCATCATCTGTCTGAAGAATAACCCGCTCGACTTTTTGCTGAGGTGCTACCCTTGCCTCTGCCCGTAAGTTTCTGATTATACGAATTATTTCTTGAAGGGTTCCCATTTCAGACAAAGCATTGTTAAAAATTAGAGCTGAAGATGCTTTTGGCCACTCTGAACGTTCAATTGAGTCATCGCTGAATCCAAATGTGTGCCACAGTTCCTCTGTAGCAAAAGGTATAAAGGGATGGATGAGCTTCAGTACTGTTTTAAAGACATATTCTACTATTGCCTGGGTATTTTTAACCCGTGACTCCCCTTCATCTCCCTTCAACGCAGGTTTAGACATTTCGAGGTACCAGTCGCACAGATCGCCCCAAATGAAGTCGTATAGCATTCGGGCTGCTTCCCCAATAAAATAACCGTCGAGAAGCCTTGTAATCTGCTCTGTCACTTGCTGTGTGCGTGTAAGGATCCACTGGTCATGAAGTCTAAGCTCGCCTTTATCCGGAAGCGGTTTTTCAGAGCAGTTTTCCTCTAGATTTATTAAGGCAAACCTGCTGGCATTCCAAAGCTTGTTCATAAAGAGGCGGTAGGTTTCAATTTTGTTTGTGCTTAATAGAATATCCCGCCCCTGAACAGTCAACGCCGCAAGGGTGAGACGAAGAGCATCTGCTCCGTATTTATCGATCATTGTGAGGGGGTCTATGACGTTCCCCTTTGATTTACTCATCTTCTGGCCTTCCTCATCACGGATAAGGGCATGTATGTAGACCTCTTTGAAAGGCTCGTTTTCCATAAACTCAAGACCCATCATAATCATGCGGGCTACCCAGAAGAAGATGATATCAAAGGCTGTTACCAGTAAGGATGTAGGATAGAAATAATTGAGTTCTTCGGTTTTCTCTGGCCACCCCAGAGTGGAAAAAGGCCACAGAGCGCTGCTGAACCACGTATCAAGAACGTCCTCGTCCTGTTGGATGCGAGCGCTTCCACATTTTTCACAATGGGTAGGATCTTCTTCAGAAACAGTTATGTGACCGCATTCCGCGCATGTCCATGCCGGGATACGATGGCCCCACCATAGCTGGCGCGATATGCACCAGTCACGAATGTTTTCCATCCATTGGTAGTAGATTTTTTGCCATTGTTCAGGAATCCATGTGATATCTCCCTTTTCCACGGCTTCAATCCCCGCGTCTGCTAATGGCTTGGCTTTAACGAACCACTGTTCAGAAAGATAGGGCTCTACTACGGTGTGACAACGGTAACAGTGGCCGACAGAATGGTCGATCTCTTCTATCTTTTCTATGAGGCCCTGAGCTTTAAGATCTTCCACAGCTCGTTCCCGTGCTTCTAAAATAGAAAGCCCTTTATAGGCGGGGGCATTTTCATTCATGAATCCGTCGGCATCGATAACCTGAATTTGCTCGAGGTTGTGCCGTTGACCTACTAAGAAGTCGTTAGGGTCATGGGCAGGCGTTATTTTCACGCAGCCAGTTCCAAATTCCGGATCGACCATGATATCTTCAATAATGGGCACTTCTCGATCTGTAAGAGGTACACAAACCTTCCTTCCTATCATGTGGCGGTACTTTTCGGCCCGAGGATGAACTGCAATAGCAACGTCCCCTAAAATAGTTTCAGGGCGGGTTGTTGCTACAAGAAGATACCCTTCTCCTTCTACAAAGGGATATTTCACATAATAAAGGCAGCCTTTCAGATCTTCATGCTCAACCTCAATGTCGGAAAGAGCCGTATGGCAGCGTGGGCACCAGTTAATGATGTAGCGCCCCTTGTAAATAAGGCCTTTTTTATAAAGTCTGACAAAAACAGTTCGTACGGCCTGGGAGAGACCTTCGTCGAGAGTAAACCGTTCTCTTTCCCAATCACATGAGTTCCCTAGCTTCTTCATCTGTTCTATGATTCTGCTTCCGTATTCTTCTTTCCATTCCCAAACCTTGTTGACAAATTCTTCCCTGCCCAGATCGTGTCTCGATATGCCATCTTTTGCAAGTTCCCGCTCTACCACATTCTGTGTGGCAATACCAGCGTGGTCTGTACCAGGCAGCCACAGAACATTAAAACCGTTCATCCGTTTATATCGACAAACGATGTCCTGAAAAGTATTGTTGAAAGCATGCCCCATATGAAGGGAGCCGGTAACGTTCGGAGGCGGTATGACTATTGAAAAGGCTTCTTTCGTTGTGTCAACTTCAGCATGGAAGAGCCCTGACTCTAACCACCATGAATACCATTTATCCTCAATGGGCGTTGGATCGTAAGTCTTTGCTATTTCTTTTGTACGGATTGCCATTGAAAGTCTCCCCTCCATTATTTCTATATCGGTAAACTTATCTGAAAATTAAAATCAAGTATTTACCCTCTATTAAGATATTGTGTCAGAAATTGACGGAATTCTCCTACTCCTGACTTGTCCTGAGCTGAAACTATAAAGGGAACTTCTATGGATTTGAGTCCCTTCCTGATATAAGAATGCAGCATCCCCTTATGTCGCCCCTTCGAAATCTTGTCGGCTTTTGTAAATACAACAAGGGATGGAATGCCTATTTGAGAAATCCATTCTTGCAGCTCTTGATCGTTTTTCAGCAAACCGTGGCGAAAATCTACCAAATGAACAAGAAGCTGCAATGTTTCTCTTTGTGTAATGTATTGTTCAATTAGCTTTGCCCATTTTTCTTTTTCTTTGAAGCCTCGGGCTGCGTATCCATAGCCTGGAAGATCCACTAGAAAAAAGTCAACTTCCGCTTCTATTTTGTAGAAGTTGACACTTCTGGTTTTTCCTGGCGTAGAACCGACATGAGCTAATTTCCGTTCCATAAGGGCATTAAGCAACATTGATTTGCCTACATTCGAACGCCCCACAAAAGCCACCTCAGGAAGAGTCTGGGGTGGAAACTGGTCTTCTTTAAATGCAGTCATTGCGAGCTGTGCTTTCCAGCGCTGAGCCATTTCTACCTCCGCTCCAGAGCTATGTCAAAAACTTCTGACACATTGTCAACAAAATAGAAGGAGAGCCCCTTAGTGACCCACTGCTCCATTTCCTCTACATCTATGCGGTTGGCGCCAGGAATAATAATGTTGCTAATTTTTTGACGTTTTGCAGCCAGAATCTTTTCTCGAATGCCCCCTACCGGCAGAACTTTTCCCTGAAGAGAGATTTCACCCGTCATTGCTATCCCTGGAAGCACCTGTCTGCTGCTCAAAGCTGAAAGCATGACTACAGCCATGGTTATGCCTGCAGATGGCCCATCTTTTGGAATTGCTCCCTCTGGAACATGAATATGTATATCCTGGTTTTTCCAGTTTATGTGGTCCAGACCTAGTTCGGCGCTACGGGCTCGCAGAAAGCCAAGAGCCGTCTGAGCTGATTCCTGCATAATATTCCCCAAATTGCCAGTGAGTATAATATCGCCCTTTCCAGACATGGCAACGGCTTCGATAACGAGGACATCTCCGCCGCTTTCAGTCCATGCAAGACCCACAACCGTGCCTTTTTGTTTGTTTTGAGGAAGCTGCACATCGTAGAGCCGTGGCGCTCCCAAATAATCCTTCAGGTCTTTTACCCCTATTGTAATCTTTTTAAGGGTAGAGTCTTTTCCCTCTCTTACTATTTTAAGCGTTACCTTTCTACAGAGAGTGGCCAGGCTCCTTTGAAGATTGCGAACTCCTGCTTCCCGCGTGTAATCCCTAATAGTTTTCTCCACTGTTTTCGAAGTAATGCTTATCATTTTGTCTGTCAATCCATGTTCTTTGAACAGCTTAGGCAGCAGATGCTTCTTCGCTATGTGAATTTTTTCTTCGGCAACATACCCCGGCAATCGGATAACTTCCATTCTGTCCAGCAATGGTGCAGGGATAGTATGGGTTACATTGGCAGTAGTGATAAAAATTACATTGCTCAGGTCAAATGCCGATTCGATATAATGATCAGTAAAATTGCTATTTTGCGCCGGATCAAGAACCTCTAAAAGAGCTGATGCGGGATCGCCTCTAAAATCCTGTCCGATCTTATCGATCTCATCCATTAGCATAATAGGATTTTTAGTGCCAGCTTGTCTCATTTTCTGTATGATTCGCCCTGGTTGAGCTCCCACGTAGGTTCGGCGATGACCGCGTATTTCCGCTTCATCCCGTACTCCGCCAAGAGAAAAGTTAACAAAGCGGCGTCCAAGGGCCCGCGCTATGGATTGCGCGAGAGAAGTTTTTCCTACTCCAGGAGGTCCTACAAAACAGAGAACCTGTCCTTTCGCCTCTTTTCCTGCCAATTGACGAACCGCCAAAAACTCAAGAATGCGTTCTTTAACCTTTACAAGGCCATAATGATCTTCATCGAGTATTCTTTGTGCCTTTGTAATATCCAGGTTTTCTTCTGTATAGGTATTCCAAGGTAATGCCAGAAGCCAATCCAGGTAGGTACGTAATACACTGGCTTCAGAAGAAATAGGAGGCATTTTTGAGAGCCTGTCAACTTCAATACGGGCTTTCTTGCAGACTTCTTCCGGCATCTCAGATTCTGCTATTTTTTTAAGAAGATTTTCTGTTTCTGATGAAAAATCCTCTTCTCCCAGTTCCGTTTGAATGATTTTCAGTTGCTCTCTAAGGTAATATTCACGGTGCCCCTTTTCCATTTTTTGACGTACTTGTTCCTGTATCGATTGCTCTAGCTCCATCAGCTCTATTTCTTCCATCAAAATTTTGATGAGAAGCTTAATATATTTTTCTGGATTAGTGATACTCAATAGTTTTTGTTTCTTTTCTGTTTTTATTTTCAAATGAGACGCAACCACATCTGCAATATCGCAGGGGTGCTCAATGTTTGCAAGTGAAACGATAACCTCTTTTGGAATTTTTGCATTTATTGACACGTACTTTTCGAAAAGCTCAAGAACACTCCGTTTCAGCGCTTCCATGTTTTCTGGAAGTGCTGAAACCCACTGCACGATTGCAATATTACCCTGAAAGGTTTCTTCGTCTTCAAAAAATTCCCTGATACGCCCCCGCTGTTTTCCTTCTACAAGAATTTTTACTGTGCCATCGGGGATGCGAATCATTTGAAGCACTTTGCATAGTGTTCCTATGGTGTAGATATCTTCAGACATAGGTTCTTCTGTTGTTAAATCTTTTTGAGCTACAACAAAAAGGGGTTTATCTTCAATACTTGCTTTTTCAATCGTTTTTAATGAGCGGGGTCTTCCTATATATAGAGGGACTATGACCCCTGGGAAAAGAACAAGATCACGTACAGGCAGAATATAACATCGTTCTGCCTGTACCGATTCCGTTATTGTCACTTATGCTACCTCCTCTTGCCCCTTAATTTTTATTATGGGAGAAGCTCCTTTTTCGACCACTTCTTTTGTAATAATAATCTTCTCCACTTCATTGGAGCGTGAAGGTATTTCATACATAAGATCAAGCATGAGATATTCCATGATGGATCTTAGGCCACGTGCGCCGGTGTTTTTCTTGCGCGCCTCTTTCGCTATGGCCTTGATAGCGTCCTGTTCGAAGAAAAGTTTCACACCCTCTATTTCAAAGGTTTTTTGATATTGCCGGATCAGAGCATTCTTGGGCTCCACAAGAATACGAGCCAGGGCATCATCATCTAATTCTTCGAGCGGAACAACAACGGGAAGACGTCCTATGAGTTCGGGGATAAATCCAAAAGCCATAAGGTCTTCAGGCTGCACCTGACGCATTAGCTCATAGTTTCGGTGCTCTTTCACGCTGAGAATATCCCCGCCAAAACCAATCATCTTCTTATTGACTCTTCGCCCTATAACCTCTTCAATTCCTGCAAAGGCCCCGCCGCAGATAAAAAGGATATTAGACGTATCCATCTGTATGAAGTCCTGGTATGGATGTTTTCGTCCGCCCTTAGGAGGAACATTGGAAAGTGTCCCTTCCAGAATCTTTAACAATGCCTGTTGTACCCCTTCTCCAGAAACGTCTCGTGTTATCGAAGCAGACTCAGACTTTCGTGTTATCTTATCAAGCTCATCTATGTAGATAATTCCTCGCTCCGCCGCTTGAATATCATAGTCTGCGGCCTGCAAAAGGCGAACAAGAATATTTTCTACGTCTTCACCCACGTATCCGGCTTCAGTAAGGGTTGTAGCGTCGGCCATGGCAAAGGGAACATTCAATTTTTTGGCTAGGCTTTGTGCTAAAAGGGTTTTGCCAGAACCTGTTGGCCCTATAAGTAAGACATTGCTCTTTTGCAGCTCAATGTCATCATTCTCTTCGCTCATGGTGCTAATTCGCTTAAAATGATTGTATACGGCTACGGAAAGGATTTTTTTTGCGTCTTCCTGTCCAATAACGTACTGGTCGAGAAACTTCTTAACCTCAGCGGGTTTAGGAGTGTCTTTTAAGGACACGTTGAAAACGTCGCTTCCCTTGACAGAGTCGCCGCCAACTTCATCATTTAGAATTAGATTGCACAAGTGGATGCACTCATCGCAAATGTAGACACCTGGCCCAGCGATAAGTTTTCTTACCTCATTTTGTTCCTTCCCGCAAAAAGAACAACGCAGGGTGCCTTTATTTTCCCCTTTACCTTTGTCTTCAAATTTAAACATACACAAACCTCCTTAAAGCCGGGGGCGTGAAACAGAAAGAAGGGAGCACCAATACACGGGCTCCCTTGTCGAAATCCGCAGGCAGAAACTCTGGGAAAATCTAAACTCTAGATTCGATGACCTTATCGATGATGCTGTATTCAAGCGCTTCTGCAGCTGACATGTAAAAGTCTCTGTCCGTATCAGCCTTAATTCTTTTTCGAGTTTGCCCCGTGTGTTTGACAAGTATATCATTGATCTTTTCTCTAATCTTGAGAATTTCTTTTGCATGAATTTCAATATCTGTCGCTTGTCCATGAGCGCCTCCAAGGGGCTGATGGATCATAACTCTTGCGTTAGGCAGAGCGATCCGTTTACCAGGCGCACCTCCTGCGAGAAGTACAGCAGCCATGCTTGCTGCCTGTCCAATGCAGATCGTGGATACAGGACTTTTGATATATTGCATCGTGTCGTAGATAGCAAGTCCAGAAGAAATCACTCCTCCAGGGCTGTTGATATAAAGATGTATATCTTTATCTGGGTCTTCGCTTTCAAGAAAAAGAAGCTGGGCAACAACAGTGTTTGCTATGGGATCATCAATTTCTTGTCCCAAAAAGATAATCCTATCTTTTAGAAGACGGCTGTAAATATCATACGCCCGCTCCCCTCTTCCAGACTGTTCTATAACCATAGGTATAAGCATGTATTTTCACCACCTATCTTACTAATACTTCAAAGACAGATCGTTCTATTCGGCCTGTTCTGCGATGTCCTCTTCAGTGTTTTTTTCCAAGGACGAAAATTTTTCCACTTCTTTAATGGAAACTTTGCTCAAAAGCTCTTTCGTTGTCTTTTTGTAACGGATCCGGCTCCCCATTTCCATAACTCTGTTCTGATCTTTAAATACTGATCTCAACAAAGTATCGGTGCTTATATTATACGCTGTTGCAAGGGGTTCTACTTCAGATTCAAAGTCCTCTTTTTCAATGGAAATATCAAAGGATTCTGAAAGAGCATCGAGAACAAGATACTGACGAACTGCCCGCTCTGCCTGGTCTTTAACTCTGCTTTCATAATCTTCCAGTTCCATTCCAGATTCTGCTAAAATTTCTTCCATGGTCTTGTTAAATCTTTTTTGCGCATTTTCAGTGTCTTCCTTTTTAATATGCTCAATCTGTCGATTAATCAAAGTTTCTGGAAGCTCAACTTCCGTTTTATCTGCCACTTTTGCAACAGCTGCATTTTCAGCCATGGTATCGCTTTCTTGGGTCATGCGGTCCACCAGGCGATTCTTTACCTCTTCACGAAAAGCTTCTTCACTGTCTACAGAATGCCCTAAGGTCTTTTCAAAGAAAGCCGCTTCCAATGGCGGTAATTTCTTTACCTTTATTTCTTTGATAGACATATCGTACCGAATCTCTCTTCCCGCAACCTCTGGATCAGCATAGTCCTCTTCTACCTGAACAGTTGCTTCAACTTTTTCGTTGGCGACATGCCCTTTTAGTGCCTCTTTAATTCCAGGTCTCAAATCCTGAAGGCCAAGATCTACATTGACTGTTGCCGGTTCATGGGATTTTATAATTTCCCCTTCTTCGTCAAGAACGTTTGTAACGTATTCTATTTCCACAACATCGTCATCTTCTACGGCCCGGTCAACTTTTTCGTGTTCCGCATTTTGTTTCTGCATGTTCTTGATTGCTTCATCCACCATTTCGTCAGTGACGTTAACCTTTAATTTTTCTATCTCAATGGTTTCAAGCTCAGGCAGTTTAACTTCAGGCGCAACCTCAAAAGTCAAAGTGAGAAGAACATCCTTTCCCTCTTCGAGCTTTTCTATTTCCATTTCTGGCTGGTCGATAAGGTCTAATTCATAATCTTTAACGATCTGGTCAATGGTATCAGGCATAATAGATTCAAGGGCTTCTATAAGGATACCCTCTTTTCCAACTCTCATCTCCAAAATATTACGAGGGACTTTCCCCTTTCGGAAGCCTGGAACATTTATTTTCTGGGTCAGTTCACGAACAGTCATATTTATGCTTTTTTGAAATTCTGTGACCTCTAACTCTACCTTTATAGTGACGAAATTCTTTTCCTGAGATACAAGCTCGGATCTCATACTTTAGCAACCCCTTTCAACTGGCAGACGACATGCCGTAGTATAGCACATTAAAAAGTACAAACTTAGAAGGGCAGACCCAAAGAAATTTTCAGGTCTGCCTTTTTAAACCGCTATGCATTGTACATGTTTCCTTTACGAATTGTAAAGATATAGCTAAAAATTTTATAACAAAAATAAAAAGGCAGCACGGGTTAAAGTGCTGCCTTTATTCCCATCGAAATAGAAGAATGCTGGATAAATAAACTAGATTTTTTCTACGTTAGCCGCTTGCTCGCCTTTAGGCCCCTCTACGATCTCAAAAGAGACCCTTTGGCCTTCCTCGAGGGTTTTGAAGCCTTCGGTCTGAATTGCGCTGAAATGAACAAAAATGTCTTTGCCTTCGTCGGTAGTGATGAAGCCATACCCTTTTGACGCATTAAACCATTTGACTGTTCCCTGAGTTGTCAAAATACTGCCTCCTAAAATTTTAAGCTTGTATTACTGATGGCGCCTATCAGCACCGTTACAATAAAGTATTTACAAATGACTGTCAAGTATTCGTAAATACAGTTTTTATGGAATATTAACGTTGTTAAGAAAACGCTCCAGCAGTTTTTGTGCAATTTCTTTTTTGAAGGCTGAAGATTTGCGTGGATTGATGTTCTTCATGGCTTCTTCTCCTGCTTTAAAGACAAGATCTGGCCTTCAATGAACTTTTCAACAGCGTGCAACCGTTCAAAAAAAGCAGACATGCTTTCTGCTGCCATAGGAACGAAGTTTGTAAAAGAACGTCGCATATAGTTCTTTTTACTTCCACCACGGGAATCCCTCCCTTTTTGCGGAGGAAAAACGCTTATGGAGTTTTTCAGCAACCAGGCGTACATTGTTAAAAATGAGCCCCTCGTTAAGAGAAGAGAATGACCCGTCCTTCCATAATATATTTCCATTGCACATGGTTAAATAAGCATGACTTCGTTGAGCACCATGAATAAGATGCCCCATAATGTTGGATTCATGGATGGGTGTTACAGGCTTGTAGTTGAGAACGGTGATGTCGGCCGGCTCGTCATGAGCAAACACTCCCTGGAAGCCCCACGTATTTCTTTTAACGAGGCGGGACCAGCCCCAGAAGGTCCTTTCAAGGCGCTCAAAAGGCTCTGGTGCGTCCTTTGCTGTAATGGCATAGTTTCGCAAAGAAGCCAAAATATCTGGTGACATGCCGTCTGTTCCTATGACAAATTTTGTAATCCGTTGGCGGTTCATTTCTCCCACTCTGTTGTTTTCATTAGAATCAGGATTCGTAACCACCCACGGAGAAATGTTTTTCAGAATAGCATAATCATCCTCTGTTAAATGGATGCAGTGGATGAGAAGAGAATCCCGGCTCAAAAGATTAAAGGATGCAAGACGATGGATTGGTCCCCTATATCCTAACTGCTGACAATAGGCAAGGTCCTCTTCCCCTTCTCCGCAATGAATATGAATGTGAAGATTGCGGGGTTTTGCCTCCTTTACCTTTCTAAGAGTATCTTCAGAAAGGGTAAAATTCGCATGAAGGCCTAACATTCCATGGAGAAATGGATCCCTCTGATGGCTTTCCCAAAAAGATATATTCTCTTCAAGTTGCTGGTCTATGGTGTTTTTCCCGGCCCTGTCCGAAATCTCGAAAGAGAGTACCCCCCTAATTCCAGCCTCTCTAAAAGCGCGGCCAATTAAACTGAGACTTCCTCTAATGTGTCCCAAAGACGCATGGTGGTCAAAGATTGTTGTAATACCGCATTGTATTGAACGCAAAATACCGTATAACGCTGAAAAATAAATAGACTCCTCGTCAAGTAGATAATCAAGGGGCCACCACAGATTTTCCAGGATTCCCAGAAAAGACGTAGTTTCTCCACGAGGGCGTAATCCAACGGCAAGTGACGAGTAAAGGTGATGATGAAAGTTGGTCATTCCTGGGACGATAAGTCGTCCTTCAACGTCTATTACGGGGGTATCGGGCCATTTGCGCCTCATGGATTCACATGTTGCAACCTCTGCTATTTTGCCATTCACTATGAGAAGAGCCCCGGAGGGATAAAAAATATCACCGTCTGTAAGAGGGCCGTTGGCTATGATCTGTTTCTTCATCATAAAATCACCCTCTTATGCCTTTTTAGTGCGACTAAAACTTTTTCAGGGGTAAAAGGAAGATCATAAAGCCTGACTCCGACTGCATCGTATATGGCGTTAGCAATGGCAGGTGCCGTGCCATTGATCCCTATTTCGGCTGCAGATTTTGCCCTATACGGACCATCTACATCACATGAACTTACAGGGCGTCCGTTAAGAAGAACAGTGCAGCAGACACAGCTGCTCTCACTGCAGCCACAGTGAACTTCAGTGTGTTTTGCTGACCTTAAAAGATCAAGAAGGATCGTTTCATCTGTAAAATTAAGTTCTCTCTTTTTCCCATTTATGACGAAGGTCCCGTTCATTGCTACTCCCCTCCCCTAACTCGAGGCCACCTTCTGTCAAGTTTTCGAATTCTCTTTGAATGTCCAAGGCTTTGCGAAGACGTGCCAATCCCTGTCTTTCAGCTTTCCCACCCTTAAATTTTTGAGTCGTCTCCTCAATTCTATCCTGAAGGGAAACCACATTAAAATCTTTAACTATTTTGTCTGCAAGGTAGACAATCTTGGCTTCTAGAGATGCTTCTTCAGGAAGGTCCATATGGTGCTTAACGATCTCTGCTACTTCATCGAATCCAAAATTCGCAAGAAAAGCGCTGCCAACAATATCATGCTTGGGGGATTCACGGCAGATATCGTGTAAAAGGGCGGCTCTTTCTGCTAATAAAAAGCGGCAGGGCTGAAAAGAAGAAATAGAGAGGGCAATATGGCGAGCCATCTGTTCCACAACGCGGCAATGTTCTATGATCTTCTGAGGTGTCTGCGCCAGACGAAAAAGTTCTTCGCATTCCTCTAGTGTAGGGATATTACGTGCGCTCCATGCCCGTTGTGCTTTTCGATAATCGTCAGGAGTATCTATGTCAAGATGGATAAAGTGGTCTGGAATGTTGATTTGCATAAAAGAATCAGCATACTGTTGCAAGAGCCCCGCTAAGCCCCTATATCCAGACCACGCCAGAATAGAAGGCACTAATTTTGCTGATATAAGAGGCGGGTGTCCCTTTTCCCCCTTTAAAACTGGGGAAAGAACGCTTAAAGAATCTTTCCAGTGTTCACAAAGAAAACGAATGGTGCTTGGGCGTACCAGGGGAATATCTGAAGGGTGTAGAAAAAAGGCTGTAATGTCAGAAGGCAGGGATCGGATGCCCTTCAGCACCGAGCTGTACATGCCTTTTTCATAGTCTTCATTATAGACTACAGAGCAGGCAAGTCGTGAGCATTCTCTTTCAACATGTTCTCGATAGGCGCCCGTTACAACGAAAACACGAAAAACACGGGCAACTCTATATGTTGTTACAAGGCGGCTTAGCATGTTTTGCTTTTCTATAGTGAGCAGAGGTTTACATTGCTTCATGCGGGTAGATGCGCCTGCTGCCAATATAACAGCTGCAAATTCAGGGGTTGTGTTAGACATGCATCCCTCCTGGAAGGTTATGATTTATTTATCATTATACGGAGTCCATATAGTGAAGACAATAGAAACTTTTAATTATTCCCAGCATATTACGAAAAAATGATTAAAATTTTACATGTAATCTCATCAGACGTTAATGAGCTCTTTTGATGTAGAATGGTCAAAAGGTCTATATTTCTTAAGTTAAGTATCAAGGGGGGGAATACACATGGTGGTAATACTTTCGATTCTTCTTCTCGTCGCTCTTATCGTTTTTTGGGTAGTTTCCATATACAACAGACTTGTACGAATGTCTAACTTGAAGAATGAGGCGTGGAGCGGCATTGATGTGCAGCTTAAGAGGCGGTTTGATCTCATCCCTAACCTCGTGGAAACAGTAAAAGGATACGCAACTCATGAGAAAGAGGTTTTTGAACGGGTTACAGAAGCGCGGGCGGCTATCACTAGAGCACATACAGTGAGC
This region of Aminobacterium colombiense DSM 12261 genomic DNA includes:
- a CDS encoding amidohydrolase family protein produces the protein MMKKQIIANGPLTDGDIFYPSGALLIVNGKIAEVATCESMRRKWPDTPVIDVEGRLIVPGMTNFHHHLYSSLAVGLRPRGETTSFLGILENLWWPLDYLLDEESIYFSALYGILRSIQCGITTIFDHHASLGHIRGSLSLIGRAFREAGIRGVLSFEISDRAGKNTIDQQLEENISFWESHQRDPFLHGMLGLHANFTLSEDTLRKVKEAKPRNLHIHIHCGEGEEDLAYCQQLGYRGPIHRLASFNLLSRDSLLIHCIHLTEDDYAILKNISPWVVTNPDSNENNRVGEMNRQRITKFVIGTDGMSPDILASLRNYAITAKDAPEPFERLERTFWGWSRLVKRNTWGFQGVFAHDEPADITVLNYKPVTPIHESNIMGHLIHGAQRSHAYLTMCNGNILWKDGSFSSLNEGLIFNNVRLVAEKLHKRFSSAKREGFPWWK
- a CDS encoding 2Fe-2S iron-sulfur cluster-binding protein, producing MNGTFVINGKKRELNFTDETILLDLLRSAKHTEVHCGCSESSCVCCTVLLNGRPVSSCDVDGPYRAKSAAEIGINGTAPAIANAIYDAVGVRLYDLPFTPEKVLVALKRHKRVIL
- a CDS encoding DVU_1551 family NTP transferase — encoded protein: MSNTTPEFAAVILAAGASTRMKQCKPLLTIEKQNMLSRLVTTYRVARVFRVFVVTGAYREHVERECSRLACSVVYNEDYEKGMYSSVLKGIRSLPSDITAFFLHPSDIPLVRPSTIRFLCEHWKDSLSVLSPVLKGEKGHPPLISAKLVPSILAWSGYRGLAGLLQQYADSFMQINIPDHFIHLDIDTPDDYRKAQRAWSARNIPTLEECEELFRLAQTPQKIIEHCRVVEQMARHIALSISSFQPCRFLLAERAALLHDICRESPKHDIVGSAFLANFGFDEVAEIVKHHMDLPEEASLEAKIVYLADKIVKDFNVVSLQDRIEETTQKFKGGKAERQGLARLRKALDIQREFENLTEGGLELGEGSSNERDLRHKWEKERT